One genomic segment of Luteimonas galliterrae includes these proteins:
- the carB gene encoding carbamoyl-phosphate synthase large subunit: MPKRSDIKTVLIIGAGPIVIGQACEFDYSGAQACKALRDEGYRVVLVNSNPATIMTDPEMADAVYIEPINWKTVEKIIAKEKPDALLPTMGGQTALNCALDLADNGVLEKYGVELIGASRDAIRMAEDRELFRVAMAEIGLECPKAEVARSFEQAVDIQTRVGYPTIIRPSFTLGGSGGGIAYNREEFEDIVKRGLELSPVHEVLVEESVLGWKEFEMEVVRDAADNCIIVCSIENLDPMGVHTGDSITVAPAQTLTDKEYQRLRDASIAVLRKIGVDTGGSNVQFGINAQTGRVVVIEMNPRVSRSSALASKATGFPIAKVAAKLAVGYTLDELKNEITGGLTPASFEPSIDYVVTKIPRFAFEKFPQADARLTTQMKSVGEVMAIGRTFQESLQKALRGLETGKVGLDPTGLNLANEDDLATMRREVKEAGPERLFYLGDAFRAGMSVEEVHALSFVDPWFLDQIEEIVATEKEVAAAGVDALDAKRLRKLKRMGFSDACLAQLVGTDEKALRALRRAHGIKPVYKRVDSCAAEFATTTAYLYSTYEDECEAQPTARDKIIVLGGGPNRIGQGIEFDYCCVHAALALREDGYETIMVNCNPETVSTDYDTSDRLYFEPLTLEDVLEIVELEKPKGVIVQYGGQTPLKLARALEANGVPIIGTSPDSIDLAEDRERFQQLVEKLGLRQPPNRTARNPEEALALAREIGYPLVVRPSYVLGGRAMEVVHADADLARYMREAVRVSNDSPVLLDRFLDNAVEVDIDVIADDTGAVLIGGVMEHIEEAGVHSGDSSCSLPPYSLSAETQARLREQVVALAKALNVVGLMNTQFAVQAGENGEDVIFLLEVNPRASRTVPFVSKATGMPLAKIAARCMAGKSLASLGATQEIVPDYHSVKEAIFPFAKFQNVDPILGPEMRSTGEVMGVGRHFGAAFARAQEAASIKAPPATGKAFISVRDPDKPRVLPVAQDLIRRGYTLVATSGTAAWLHGQGIECERINKVIEGRPHVVDLIKNGEIAYIVNTTEGKQAIADSFSIRREALQHRVTYSTTIAGAKALLHSLDYRDSGPVWSLQELHKELDMQEEAKA; this comes from the coding sequence ATGCCAAAACGCAGCGACATAAAAACCGTACTCATCATCGGCGCAGGCCCGATCGTCATCGGCCAGGCCTGCGAGTTCGACTACTCAGGCGCGCAAGCCTGCAAGGCGCTGCGCGACGAGGGCTACCGCGTGGTGCTGGTCAACAGCAATCCGGCCACGATCATGACCGATCCGGAAATGGCCGATGCGGTCTACATCGAGCCGATCAACTGGAAGACGGTCGAAAAGATCATCGCCAAGGAAAAGCCCGATGCGCTGCTGCCCACCATGGGCGGACAGACCGCGCTGAACTGCGCGCTGGACCTGGCCGACAACGGCGTGCTCGAGAAATACGGCGTCGAGCTGATCGGCGCCTCGCGCGACGCGATCCGCATGGCCGAGGACCGCGAGCTGTTCCGCGTGGCGATGGCCGAGATCGGCCTGGAATGCCCCAAGGCCGAAGTCGCGCGCAGCTTCGAGCAGGCGGTCGACATCCAGACCCGCGTCGGCTATCCCACCATCATCCGCCCCAGCTTCACCCTGGGCGGCAGCGGCGGCGGCATCGCCTACAACCGCGAGGAATTCGAGGACATCGTCAAGCGCGGCCTGGAGCTGTCGCCGGTGCACGAAGTGCTGGTGGAAGAATCGGTGCTGGGCTGGAAGGAATTCGAGATGGAAGTGGTCCGCGACGCCGCGGACAACTGCATCATCGTCTGCTCGATCGAAAACCTCGATCCGATGGGCGTGCATACCGGCGACTCGATCACCGTCGCCCCCGCGCAGACCTTGACCGACAAGGAATACCAGCGCCTGCGCGACGCCAGCATCGCCGTGCTGCGCAAGATCGGCGTCGACACCGGCGGCAGCAACGTGCAGTTCGGCATCAACGCGCAGACCGGCCGCGTGGTCGTCATCGAAATGAACCCGCGCGTGTCGCGCTCGTCCGCGCTTGCGTCGAAGGCGACCGGCTTCCCGATCGCCAAGGTCGCGGCCAAGCTGGCGGTCGGCTACACGCTCGACGAATTGAAGAACGAGATCACCGGCGGCCTGACGCCGGCCTCGTTCGAGCCGAGCATCGATTACGTGGTCACCAAGATTCCGCGCTTCGCTTTCGAAAAATTCCCGCAGGCCGACGCGCGCCTGACCACGCAGATGAAGTCGGTGGGCGAGGTGATGGCGATCGGCCGCACTTTCCAGGAATCGCTGCAGAAGGCGCTGCGCGGCCTGGAAACGGGCAAGGTCGGCCTCGATCCGACCGGATTGAACCTGGCTAACGAGGACGACCTGGCCACCATGCGCCGCGAAGTGAAGGAAGCCGGCCCCGAGCGCCTGTTCTACCTCGGCGACGCGTTCCGCGCCGGCATGAGCGTGGAGGAAGTGCATGCGCTGTCCTTCGTCGATCCCTGGTTCCTGGACCAGATCGAAGAAATCGTCGCCACCGAGAAAGAAGTCGCCGCGGCGGGCGTCGATGCGCTCGATGCCAAACGCCTGCGCAAGCTCAAGCGGATGGGCTTTTCCGATGCGTGCCTGGCGCAGTTGGTCGGCACCGACGAGAAGGCGCTGCGCGCTTTGCGCCGCGCGCACGGCATCAAGCCGGTCTACAAGCGCGTGGATTCCTGCGCGGCCGAGTTCGCCACCACCACCGCCTATCTGTATTCGACCTACGAGGACGAATGCGAGGCGCAGCCCACCGCGCGCGACAAGATCATCGTGCTGGGCGGCGGGCCGAACCGGATCGGGCAGGGCATCGAATTCGACTACTGCTGCGTGCACGCCGCGCTGGCGCTGCGCGAAGACGGCTACGAGACCATCATGGTCAACTGCAACCCAGAGACCGTGTCGACCGATTACGACACCTCCGACCGCCTGTACTTCGAACCGCTGACGCTGGAAGACGTGCTCGAGATCGTCGAGCTGGAAAAGCCCAAGGGCGTGATCGTGCAGTACGGCGGGCAGACGCCGCTGAAGCTGGCCCGTGCGCTGGAAGCCAACGGCGTGCCGATCATCGGCACCTCGCCGGACAGCATCGACCTGGCCGAAGACCGCGAGCGCTTCCAGCAGTTGGTCGAGAAGCTGGGCCTGAGGCAGCCACCGAACCGAACCGCGCGAAATCCCGAGGAAGCGCTGGCGCTGGCCCGCGAGATCGGCTATCCGCTGGTCGTGCGCCCGAGCTACGTGCTCGGCGGCCGCGCGATGGAAGTCGTGCATGCCGACGCCGACCTGGCGCGCTACATGCGCGAGGCGGTGCGGGTGTCCAACGATTCGCCGGTGCTGCTCGACCGATTCCTGGACAACGCGGTCGAAGTGGACATCGACGTGATCGCCGACGACACCGGCGCAGTGCTGATCGGCGGCGTGATGGAGCATATCGAAGAGGCCGGTGTGCACTCCGGCGACTCGTCGTGCTCGCTGCCCCCGTATTCGCTGTCCGCCGAAACCCAGGCGCGTCTGCGCGAACAGGTGGTCGCGCTCGCCAAGGCGCTGAACGTGGTCGGCCTGATGAACACCCAGTTCGCGGTGCAGGCCGGGGAAAACGGCGAGGACGTGATCTTCCTGCTGGAAGTCAATCCGCGCGCCTCGCGCACGGTGCCGTTCGTGTCCAAGGCCACCGGCATGCCGCTGGCCAAGATCGCGGCGCGCTGCATGGCCGGCAAGTCGCTGGCTTCGCTGGGCGCCACCCAGGAAATCGTGCCGGACTACCACTCGGTCAAGGAAGCGATCTTCCCGTTCGCCAAGTTCCAGAACGTGGATCCCATCCTCGGCCCGGAAATGCGTTCCACCGGCGAAGTCATGGGCGTGGGCCGCCATTTCGGGGCCGCTTTCGCGCGCGCCCAGGAAGCCGCCAGCATCAAAGCGCCGCCGGCTACGGGCAAGGCCTTCATCTCGGTGCGCGACCCGGACAAGCCGCGCGTGCTGCCGGTCGCGCAGGACCTGATCCGCCGCGGCTATACGCTGGTCGCCACCAGCGGCACCGCCGCCTGGCTGCACGGCCAGGGCATCGAATGCGAGCGCATCAACAAAGTGATCGAGGGCCGCCCGCATGTGGTCGACTTGATCAAGAACGGCGAGATCGCCTATATCGTCAACACCACCGAGGGCAAGCAGGCCATCGCCGACTCGTTCTCGATCCGCCGCGAGGCGCTGCAGCACCGCGTGACCTATTCGACCACCATTGCCGGCGCCAAGGCCTTGCTGCATTCTTTGGACTATCGAGACAGCGGCCCGGTGTGGTCGCTGCAGGAATTGCACAAGGAACTGGACATGCAGGAAGAGGCCAAGGCATGA
- a CDS encoding DUF6973 domain-containing protein, with protein MDSRLRGNDGTRKRWFRRLAVICALLAAYPIFVFATVYAQWFAADLPGGRNGPADAYRHALASATVAYTATPRWVDWVTAVMERGGAGNESRAMDAHNNRIGAAIGAQAESWSAMQAHVLAAVQAGGIRAAGENTITWLPPERWQNRLY; from the coding sequence CTGGATTCCCGCCTTCGCGGGAATGACGGCACGAGGAAACGATGGTTTCGCCGCCTCGCTGTTATCTGTGCACTGCTGGCGGCTTATCCGATCTTCGTCTTCGCCACCGTCTACGCGCAATGGTTCGCCGCAGACCTGCCGGGCGGGCGCAACGGGCCCGCCGACGCCTATCGCCATGCGTTGGCCAGCGCCACCGTCGCCTACACCGCGACGCCGCGCTGGGTCGACTGGGTCACCGCGGTGATGGAACGCGGTGGCGCCGGCAACGAAAGCCGTGCCATGGACGCCCACAACAACCGCATCGGCGCGGCGATCGGCGCGCAGGCCGAGAGTTGGAGCGCGATGCAAGCCCATGTGCTGGCTGCCGTGCAGGCCGGCGGCATCCGCGCTGCCGGCGAGAACACGATCACTTGGCTGCCGCCCGAGCGGTGGCAGAACCGTTTGTATTGA
- the carA gene encoding glutamine-hydrolyzing carbamoyl-phosphate synthase small subunit gives MTQPAILALEDGTVFEGVSVGAPGLSVGEVVFNTAMTGYQEILTDPSYARQIVTLTYPHIGNTGCTGQDDEAAQAWAAGLIVRDVPRRPSSWRSQVSLPEWLLARGIVAIADIDTRKLTRLLRDRGAQNGALMAGEIDAEKAVEAARKFPGLKGMDLAKEVSVRAAYPWRDGQLDLDSNRFARAEAKYKVVAYDFGVKRNILRMLAERGCDVTVVPAQTSAADVLALKPDGVFLSNGPGDPEPCDYAIAAIREFVSRKIPTYGICLGHQLLGLAVGAKTLKMKFGHHGANHPVIDLDTGRVMITSQNHGFAVDESTLPANARVTHRSLFDGSNQGIALTDAPAFSFQGHPEASPGPHDVAPLFDRFIQAMDSGR, from the coding sequence GTGACCCAGCCCGCAATCCTTGCGCTTGAAGACGGAACGGTCTTCGAGGGCGTTTCCGTAGGCGCGCCCGGCCTTTCGGTCGGCGAGGTGGTGTTCAACACCGCCATGACCGGCTACCAGGAAATCCTGACCGATCCGTCCTATGCCCGGCAGATCGTCACGCTGACCTATCCGCACATCGGCAACACCGGCTGCACCGGCCAGGACGACGAAGCCGCGCAGGCCTGGGCCGCCGGCTTGATCGTGCGCGACGTGCCGCGCCGGCCCAGCAGCTGGCGCAGCCAGGTATCGCTGCCGGAATGGCTGCTGGCGCGCGGCATCGTCGCCATCGCCGATATCGACACCCGCAAGCTGACGCGTCTGTTGCGCGACCGCGGCGCGCAGAACGGGGCGCTGATGGCTGGCGAGATCGATGCGGAGAAAGCGGTCGAGGCCGCCCGAAAGTTCCCCGGCCTGAAGGGCATGGATCTGGCCAAGGAAGTCAGCGTCCGCGCCGCCTATCCATGGCGCGACGGCCAGTTGGACCTGGACAGCAACCGGTTCGCCCGTGCGGAAGCGAAATACAAAGTGGTGGCCTACGACTTTGGCGTGAAGCGCAACATTCTGCGCATGCTCGCAGAGCGCGGTTGCGACGTCACCGTAGTGCCGGCGCAGACCTCCGCGGCGGACGTGCTCGCGCTGAAGCCCGATGGCGTGTTTTTGTCCAACGGCCCGGGCGATCCCGAGCCCTGCGATTACGCGATCGCCGCGATCCGTGAATTCGTATCCAGGAAGATTCCGACTTACGGCATCTGCCTGGGCCACCAGCTGCTCGGCCTCGCGGTCGGTGCGAAGACGCTGAAGATGAAATTCGGCCACCACGGCGCCAACCATCCGGTCATCGACCTGGACACCGGCCGGGTGATGATCACTTCGCAGAACCACGGCTTCGCGGTTGACGAATCGACGTTGCCGGCCAATGCGCGCGTCACGCATCGCTCGCTGTTCGACGGCAGCAACCAGGGCATCGCCTTGACGGATGCGCCGGCGTTCAGTTTCCAAGGACATCCGGAAGCGTCGCCGGGTCCGCACGATGTGGCGCCGTTGTTCGATCGGTTCATCCAGGCAATGGATAGCGGCAGGTGA
- the dapB gene encoding 4-hydroxy-tetrahydrodipicolinate reductase produces the protein MTETAKLLIHGASGRMGQALLRLCAEGGNCTVVGAVSRKVGQRVIDGVPQFASNELAGVPAFDAAVDFSLAEAFDPILALCAERGAALVSGTTGLSEAQRAAIAEASARIPVLWAANFSLGVAVLSELVERAAAALPGWDCDIVEAHHAGKKDAPSGTALALGEAAGQGGALARYASLRAGDIVGEHLIQFAGIGERIELVHRATNRDIFARGALHAAGRLSGRAPGVYRLRDLL, from the coding sequence ATGACCGAAACGGCGAAACTGCTGATCCACGGCGCCTCCGGCCGCATGGGCCAGGCCCTGCTGCGGCTGTGCGCGGAAGGCGGGAATTGCACTGTCGTGGGCGCCGTATCGCGCAAGGTCGGCCAGCGCGTGATCGACGGCGTACCGCAATTCGCCAGCAACGAGCTTGCGGGCGTGCCGGCGTTCGATGCGGCCGTCGATTTCAGCCTGGCCGAAGCCTTCGACCCGATCCTGGCCCTGTGCGCCGAACGCGGCGCGGCGCTGGTATCCGGCACTACCGGCTTAAGCGAGGCCCAGCGTGCGGCCATCGCCGAAGCCTCGGCCCGGATCCCGGTGCTCTGGGCGGCGAACTTCAGCCTGGGCGTGGCGGTGCTGAGCGAGCTGGTCGAACGCGCCGCCGCGGCCTTGCCCGGCTGGGACTGCGATATCGTCGAAGCGCACCACGCGGGCAAGAAAGATGCACCTTCGGGCACTGCGCTGGCACTGGGCGAAGCCGCGGGGCAGGGCGGCGCCCTGGCGCGTTACGCCAGCCTGCGTGCTGGGGACATCGTCGGCGAGCATCTGATCCAGTTCGCCGGCATCGGCGAGCGGATCGAATTGGTCCATCGCGCCACCAACCGCGATATCTTCGCCCGCGGCGCGCTGCATGCCGCCGGGCGGCTTTCAGGCCGTGCTCCTGGCGTTTACCGGCTACGCGATCTGCTCTGA
- a CDS encoding dicarboxylate/amino acid:cation symporter, with protein MAKGWWKNLYIQVLIAIAIGVLVGHFHPELGAKMKPLGDGFIKLVKMIIAPVIFLTIVAGIAKIGDLRHVGKIGLKALIYFEVLTTLALVIGLVVANVLKPGAGMNIDPAQIDASGIAQYQKAAHEQGTVPFLLDIIPHDFLSAFTEGKLLQVLLVALLTGVALTRMGGAGQRVLELCEDLSHVVFGIVGMIMRLAPIGAFGAMAFTIGKFGLGSLASLGWLLFAVYITCFAFVFVVLGAVARISGFSLWRFLKHIRGELLLVLGTSSSESALPRLINRLEEAGCDRAAVGLVVPTGYSFNLDGTCIYLTMAAIFIAQAVGVDLSLGEELTLLAVLLLTSKGAAGVTGSGFVTLAATLAALGGKVPVEGVALILGVDRFMSEARAITNFIGNGVATMVIAKWEGLRDDAKMRAAFAAGPQPESAPVLRDPDQGD; from the coding sequence ATGGCCAAGGGCTGGTGGAAGAACCTGTACATCCAGGTGCTGATCGCGATCGCGATCGGCGTACTGGTGGGGCACTTCCACCCCGAGCTCGGCGCCAAGATGAAGCCGCTCGGCGACGGCTTCATCAAGCTGGTCAAGATGATCATCGCGCCGGTGATCTTCCTCACCATCGTCGCCGGCATCGCCAAGATCGGCGACTTGCGCCACGTCGGCAAGATCGGGCTGAAGGCGCTCATCTATTTCGAAGTGTTGACGACGCTGGCGCTGGTGATCGGCCTGGTCGTGGCCAATGTGCTGAAGCCGGGCGCCGGCATGAATATCGATCCGGCGCAGATCGACGCGTCCGGCATCGCCCAATACCAGAAGGCCGCACACGAACAGGGCACGGTCCCTTTCCTGCTGGACATCATCCCGCACGATTTCCTCTCGGCCTTCACCGAAGGCAAATTGCTGCAGGTGTTGCTGGTGGCCCTGCTGACCGGCGTCGCGCTGACCCGGATGGGCGGCGCAGGACAGCGGGTGCTCGAACTGTGCGAGGACCTGTCGCACGTGGTGTTCGGCATCGTCGGCATGATCATGCGGTTGGCGCCGATCGGCGCGTTCGGGGCGATGGCGTTCACCATCGGCAAGTTCGGCCTGGGGTCGCTGGCGTCGCTGGGCTGGCTGCTGTTCGCGGTCTACATCACCTGTTTCGCGTTCGTGTTCGTGGTGCTGGGCGCGGTGGCGCGGATCTCGGGTTTTTCGCTTTGGCGCTTCCTCAAGCACATCCGCGGCGAGCTCTTGCTGGTGCTGGGCACTTCGTCTTCGGAATCGGCGCTGCCGCGCCTGATCAACCGGCTGGAAGAAGCCGGCTGCGACCGTGCCGCGGTCGGCCTGGTCGTGCCTACCGGCTATTCCTTCAATCTCGACGGCACCTGCATCTACCTGACGATGGCGGCGATATTCATCGCCCAGGCCGTCGGCGTCGACCTGAGCCTGGGCGAGGAGCTCACCTTGTTGGCGGTGCTTCTGCTGACATCGAAGGGCGCGGCCGGCGTCACCGGTTCGGGCTTCGTGACGCTGGCCGCGACGCTGGCCGCGCTCGGCGGCAAGGTGCCCGTGGAAGGCGTGGCGCTGATCCTGGGCGTGGACCGTTTCATGTCCGAGGCGCGGGCCATCACCAACTTCATCGGCAACGGCGTGGCGACGATGGTGATCGCCAAGTGGGAAGGCCTGCGCGACGACGCCAAGATGCGCGCCGCGTTCGCGGCCGGCCCGCAGCCGGAAAGCGCGCCGGTGCTGCGCGATCCCGACCAGGGCGATTGA
- the dnaJ gene encoding molecular chaperone DnaJ, producing MSKRDYYEVLGVARTATDEELKKAYRRCAMKYHPDRNPGDKESEASFKECKEAYEVLSDGGKRRMYDAHGHAAFEHGMGGGNSGPAGFGDVGDIFGDIFGNIFGGGAARGPRRGADIGYVMELDLEEAVAGLERRIEIPTLAACGHCNGTGSEDGKLETCHTCRGHGQVRMQRGIFSMQQPCPHCNGRGKTIRNPCAECHGNGRVEQEKVLSVKIPAGVDNGDRIRLSGEGEAGPPGSPPGDLYVEIRVREHEIFTRDGDDLHCEVPIRISQAALGDTVRVPTLDGEAEIRIPAETQTGKVFRLRDKGVKSVRSRAPGDLYCRAVVETPVNLTAEQRTLLEQFEATFIGEGARRHSPRSSTFIDGVKGFWDRMTS from the coding sequence ATGAGCAAGCGGGATTACTACGAAGTACTGGGCGTGGCGCGCACGGCGACCGACGAGGAGCTGAAGAAGGCCTATCGGCGCTGCGCGATGAAATACCATCCGGACCGCAATCCCGGCGACAAGGAATCCGAAGCCTCGTTCAAGGAATGCAAGGAAGCCTACGAAGTGCTGTCCGATGGCGGCAAGCGCCGCATGTACGACGCGCACGGCCACGCCGCTTTCGAGCACGGCATGGGCGGCGGCAACAGCGGCCCGGCGGGCTTCGGCGACGTCGGCGATATCTTCGGCGACATTTTCGGCAACATTTTCGGCGGCGGTGCCGCGCGCGGTCCGCGCCGCGGCGCCGATATCGGCTATGTGATGGAGCTCGACCTGGAAGAAGCCGTCGCCGGCCTCGAAAGGCGCATCGAAATCCCCACGCTCGCCGCCTGCGGGCATTGCAACGGCACCGGTTCCGAAGACGGCAAGCTGGAGACCTGCCATACCTGCCGCGGCCATGGCCAGGTGCGGATGCAGCGCGGCATCTTTTCGATGCAGCAGCCGTGCCCGCATTGCAACGGCCGCGGCAAGACCATCAGAAATCCATGCGCGGAGTGCCACGGCAACGGCCGCGTCGAGCAGGAAAAAGTGTTGTCGGTGAAGATTCCCGCCGGCGTGGACAACGGCGATCGCATCCGCCTGTCCGGCGAAGGCGAAGCCGGCCCGCCCGGCAGCCCGCCGGGCGATCTCTATGTCGAGATCCGCGTGCGCGAGCACGAAATCTTCACCCGCGACGGCGACGACCTGCATTGCGAAGTGCCGATCCGCATCTCGCAGGCCGCGCTCGGCGACACGGTGCGCGTACCCACCCTCGACGGCGAGGCCGAAATCCGCATACCGGCCGAAACCCAGACCGGCAAGGTGTTCCGCCTGCGCGACAAGGGCGTCAAGTCGGTGCGCAGCCGCGCGCCGGGCGATTTGTACTGCCGCGCCGTGGTCGAGACGCCGGTCAACCTGACCGCCGAGCAGCGGACTTTGCTGGAGCAGTTCGAAGCGACCTTCATCGGCGAGGGCGCGCGCCGCCATTCGCCGCGGTCCAGCACTTTCATCGACGGCGTCAAGGGTTTCTGGGACCGCATGACGTCCTAG